The Papaver somniferum cultivar HN1 chromosome 3, ASM357369v1, whole genome shotgun sequence genome includes a region encoding these proteins:
- the LOC113355173 gene encoding exocyst complex component SEC15B-like, whose amino-acid sequence MQSTKSRRKITPITNTTTAINNNKAIINSNGAGAAAAADSEKLDELLLFSAICNGEDLASFVRKAFISGKPETLLSRLRSFTKSKESEIEEVCKIHYQDFITAVDELKSLLSDVDKLKSSLSASNNQLHSVASPLLDSLDSFIESKNVSKNVSLAIESVQICIKLLENCGRTNSHLLSNNYYMVLKCVDNIERDYLGKIDSSTIKCMLERQIPLIRGYIEKRVNKEFGDWLVEIRIVSRNLGQLAIGQASSARQREEELRIKQRQAEEQSRLSLRDCVYALEEEDDDEDVGNVGGDDSGSDKLVSNGGGGGMLGFDLTPLYRAYHIHQTLGLEERFKHYYFENRKLQLTSDFQVSSMTPFLESHQTFFAQIAGFFIVEDRVLRTGGGLISKYEVENLWETAVIKMCSVLEDQFSRMQTANHLLLIKDYVSLLGVTLRRYGYLVDPLLDVLSKHRDKYHELLLSDCRKLIAEAVSADGFEQMLMKKEYEYSMNVLSFQIQTSDITPAFPYIAPFSSMVPDCCRLVRSFIEDSVSFMSYGGQLDFHDVVKKYLDRLLGEVLDEALLNIVKSNVHGVSQAMQVAANMVVLERACDFFFRHAAQLSGIPLRITEIKKSKFPLTSSRDAAESMLSGLLKTKVNGFMALTKNINWMADEAPPNGNEYVNEVIVYLETLVSTAQQILPVQVLHRVLQEVLSHISEKILGILAGDLVKRFSINAVMGIDVDIQLLESFAENQSNLFTDVESNQLKSALVESRQMINLLLSNQAENFLNPVIRERSYKALDYRKVVTIAEKLKDPSDRYFGSFAGRGAKVNTKKKSLDALIKRLKEAH is encoded by the coding sequence ATGCAGTCAACTAAATCCAGAAGAAAAATCACACCGATCACAAACACcaccaccgccatcaacaacaacaaagcgATCATCAACAGCAACGGTGccggagcagcagcagcagcagattcAGAAAAACTCGACGAGCTTTTACTCTTTTCAGCAATCTGTAACGGTGAAGATTTAGCATCGTTCGTTCGTAAAGCATTTATCTCAGGTAAACCAGAAACACTCTTATCACGTCTCCGATCATTCACTAAATCAAAAGAATCGGAAATCGAAGAAGTATGTAAAATCCATTACCAAGATTTTATTACAGCAGTTGATGAATTAAAGTCATTATTATCAGATGTTGATAAATTGAAATCATCGTTATCAGCTTCAAATAATCAATTACATTCTGTTGCATCACCATTACTGGATTCATTGGATTCGTTTATTGAATCTAAGAATGTTAGTAAGAATGTGAGCTTAGCGATTGAGTCTGTTCAGATCTGTATTAAATTATTAGAAAATTGTGGCAGGACTAATTCACATTTGTTGAGTAATAATTATTATATGGTTTTGAAATGTGTTGATAATATTGAAAGAGATTATTTGGGTAAGATTGATTCGTCGACTATAAAGTGTATGTTAGAGAGACAGATACCGTTGATTAGAGGGTATATTGAGAAAAGAGTTAATAAAGAGTTTGGAGACTGGCTTGTTGAGATTAGAATTGTTAGTAGGAATTTAGGGCAGTTGGCGATTGGACAAGCGTCTTCGGCTAGGCAGAGAGAGGAGGAGTTAAGGATTAAACAGCGGCAAGCGGAAGAGCAGAGTAGATTAAGTTTGAGAGATTGTGTTTAtgctttagaagaagaagatgatgacgaaGATGTTGGTAATGTAGGAGGTGATGATAGTGGGAGTGACAAGTTGGtgagtaatggtggtggtggcgggaTGTTAGGTTTTGATTTGACTCCGTTGTATAGAGCGTATCATATTCATCAGACACTTGGTTTGGAGGAGAGATTTAAGCATTATTATTTTGAGAATCGGAAGCTTCAGTTAACATCAGATTTTCAGGTATCGTCAATGACGCCTTTTCTCGAGTCACATCAGACTTTTTTCGCTCAGATTGCTGGTTTCTTTATTGTAGAAGATCGGGTTTTGAGAACAGGTGGCGGGTTGATTTCGAAATATGAAGTGGAGAACTTATGGGAAACTGCGGTAATCAAAATGTGTTCTGTTTTAGAAGATCAATTCTCTAGAATGCAAACGGCAAATCATCTATTGCTAATTAAAGACTATGTTAGTTTACTTGGAGTGACACTGCGCCGATATGGATACTTAGTTGATCCACTGCTCGATGTATTGAGTAAACACAGAGACAAATACCATGAACTCTTACTGTCTGATTGTCGAAAGTTGATTGCAGAAGCAGTTTCTGCTGATGGGTTTGAGCagatgctaatgaagaaagaatacGAGTACTCGATGAATGTGTTATCATTTCAGATACAAACCTCTGATATAACCCCTGCGTTTCCCTACATTGCACCGTTTTCTTCCATGGTGCCAGACTGTTGCCGTCTTGTTCGATCCTTTATTGAAGATTCTGTAAGTTTCATGTCCTATGGTGGACAATTAGATTTCCATGATGTGGTTAAGAAGTATTTGGATCGGCTTCTAGGTGAGGTTTTGGATGAGGCGTTACTAAATATTGTAAAATCGAATGTTCATGGGGTATCCCAAGCTATGCAAGTTGCTGCTAACATGGTGGTTCTGGAACGAGCTTGTGATTTCTTCTTCCGTCATGCTGCACAACTTTCTGGAATACCTTTGAGAATCACTGAGATTAAGAAAAGTAAATTTCCGTTGACTAGCTCCCGTGATGCAGCTGAATCAATGCTTTCAGGTCTTCTTAAAACTAAGGTTAATGGGTTCATGGCATTAACAAAGAATATTAATTGGATGGCTGATGAAGCTCCACCTAACGGAAATGAATATGTTAATGAAGTGATTGTATATCTCGAAACACTGGTTTCTACTGCTCAACAGATATTACCGGTTCAAGTACTTCATCGTGTTCTACAAGAAGTTCTGTCTCACATATCAGAGAAGATTTTAGGGATCTTGGCTGGGGATTTGGTGAAGAGGTTTAGTATAAATGCTGTTATGGGGATTGATGTGGATATACAATTACTGGAGTCATTTGCAGAAAACCAATCTAATCTCTTTACAGATGTGGAATCGAATCAATTGAAGTCTGCATTGGTTGAGTCTAGGCAAATGATTAATTTGCTTTTAAGCAATCAAGCAGAGAATTTTCTGAATCCAGTGATCAGGGAGAGGAGTTACAAAGCTTTAGATTACAGGAAAGTGGTAACAATAGCTGAGAAATTAAAAGATCCTTCAGATCGATATTTTGGAAGCTTTGCAGGAAGGGGAGCAAAGGTGAATACAAAGAAGAAATCGTTGGATGCTTTGATAAAGAGACTTAAAGAAGCACACTGA